Proteins co-encoded in one Ruegeria sp. HKCCD4315 genomic window:
- a CDS encoding LysE family translocator, with protein sequence MTYDILMALIVFAFVTSITPGPNNLMLMASGANFGFRRSIPHMLGIGLGFTVMVLLVGAGLVQVFDRYPISHTALKIVSVVYLLYLAWKIAHAAPAQGSEASGVPMTFLQAAAFQWVNPKAWAMALTATTAYAPNQTLYAILLVALVFGAINLPSVSTWTVLGQQMARVLTNPRRLVAFNWTMAALLIASLYPVLWPH encoded by the coding sequence ATGACCTATGACATCCTGATGGCCCTGATCGTCTTTGCCTTCGTGACCTCGATCACCCCGGGGCCAAACAACCTGATGCTGATGGCATCAGGCGCGAATTTTGGTTTTCGACGCTCGATCCCGCATATGTTGGGCATTGGCCTGGGGTTCACGGTCATGGTGCTGCTGGTTGGTGCAGGGTTGGTGCAGGTGTTCGACAGATACCCGATCAGCCACACAGCGTTGAAAATCGTTTCCGTCGTCTATCTGCTGTATCTGGCTTGGAAGATTGCCCATGCCGCACCAGCCCAAGGATCCGAGGCGTCGGGTGTCCCGATGACATTTCTGCAAGCGGCCGCCTTTCAATGGGTGAATCCCAAGGCGTGGGCCATGGCCCTGACGGCCACGACGGCATATGCCCCCAATCAGACACTGTACGCGATCCTGCTGGTGGCCCTTGTTTTTGGGGCGATCAATCTGCCCTCGGTCAGCACCTGGACGGTCCTTGGTCAGCAGATGGCGCGCGTGCTGACAAATCCGCGCAGGCTGGTGGCCTTCAACTGGACTATGGCAGCGCTGCTTATTGCCTCGCTCTACCCTGTGCTTTGGCCGCATTGA
- the dgcN gene encoding N-acetyltransferase DgcN, whose amino-acid sequence MIETPYLLFLGDAPDQLAAKVAVGIKDWRPENAVGQYRMEGCKADLGLTDMTLTEAKEAGAKTLVIGVANRGGVISQDWKKVLVMALEEGFDLASGLHNLLRDEPDLVAVAEATGQKLHDVRVPEVDYPIANGIKRKGKRCLAVGTDCSVGKMYTAMAMDAEMRKRGMKSTFRATGQTGILITGDGVPLDAVIADFMAGSIEWLTPDNDEDHWDLIEGQGSLFHVSYSGVTMALIHGGQPDALILSHEPTREHMRGLPTYQQPSLEALRDTALALAKVANPDCQVVGVSVNTQHMSEEDATAYLAKIEADMGLPATDPFRFGSGKLVDALAAI is encoded by the coding sequence ATGATCGAGACACCGTACCTGCTGTTTTTGGGCGATGCGCCCGACCAATTGGCGGCCAAAGTGGCTGTGGGCATCAAAGATTGGCGTCCCGAAAACGCCGTCGGCCAATACCGCATGGAAGGGTGCAAGGCTGACCTGGGTCTGACGGATATGACCCTGACCGAGGCAAAAGAAGCCGGTGCAAAGACTTTGGTTATCGGCGTGGCCAATCGTGGCGGTGTCATCAGCCAGGACTGGAAAAAGGTTCTGGTTATGGCGCTGGAGGAAGGATTCGACCTGGCCTCGGGCCTGCACAACCTTCTGCGCGACGAACCCGATCTGGTGGCCGTCGCCGAAGCAACCGGTCAAAAGCTGCACGACGTGCGTGTGCCTGAGGTGGATTACCCAATTGCCAACGGAATCAAGCGCAAGGGCAAGCGTTGTCTGGCTGTGGGCACCGATTGTTCGGTCGGCAAGATGTACACTGCGATGGCGATGGACGCGGAAATGCGCAAGCGTGGTATGAAGTCAACGTTCCGGGCGACTGGTCAGACCGGCATCCTGATCACCGGCGATGGTGTGCCGCTTGACGCGGTGATTGCGGATTTCATGGCCGGTTCAATCGAATGGCTGACGCCCGACAATGATGAGGACCACTGGGACCTGATCGAAGGGCAGGGTTCGCTGTTCCACGTGTCTTATTCCGGCGTGACGATGGCACTGATCCATGGGGGTCAGCCGGACGCCCTGATCCTGAGCCACGAACCCACCCGTGAACATATGCGTGGTCTGCCGACTTATCAGCAGCCATCGTTGGAAGCCCTGCGCGACACCGCGCTGGCGCTGGCCAAAGTGGCGAACCCGGATTGTCAGGTTGTCGGCGTTTCGGTGAACACGCAGCATATGTCTGAAGAGGATGCGACGGCTTATTTGGCCAAGATCGAAGCCGACATGGGCCTGCCTGCAACCGACCCGTTCCGCTTTGGATCCGGCAAGCTGGTGGACGCGCTGGCTGCGATATGA
- a CDS encoding D-amino-acid transaminase yields MTRTVYVNGEYLPETEAKVSIFDRGFLFADAVYEVTSVLDGKLIDFEGHAVRLKRSLDELEMAEPCTKDELLEIHRKLVELNEIEEGLVYLQVSRGSDGDRDFVFPSADTKPSLVLFTQNKPGLADSPAAQKGAKIISIEDIRWGRRDIKTVQLLYPSMGKMMAKKAGCDDAWMVEDGYVTEGTSNNAYFVKNGKIVTRPLSNDILHGITRKAVLRMAAEAQMEIEERLFTIDEAKEADEAFTTSASAFVMPVVEIDGVALGDGTPGPIAKRLREIYLDESRKAAI; encoded by the coding sequence ATGACCCGAACCGTATACGTAAATGGCGAATACCTGCCCGAGACCGAAGCCAAGGTATCCATCTTTGACCGTGGCTTCCTGTTTGCAGACGCGGTTTACGAAGTCACCAGCGTTTTGGATGGCAAGCTGATCGACTTCGAAGGTCATGCGGTTCGCCTGAAACGATCGCTGGACGAGTTGGAGATGGCCGAACCCTGCACCAAGGACGAGTTGCTTGAGATTCACCGCAAGCTGGTTGAGCTGAACGAAATCGAAGAAGGTCTGGTTTACCTGCAGGTTTCACGCGGCAGCGATGGCGACCGGGATTTTGTTTTCCCATCCGCAGATACCAAACCCAGCCTTGTTCTGTTTACGCAGAACAAGCCCGGGCTGGCTGATAGTCCGGCTGCACAGAAAGGCGCCAAAATCATCTCGATTGAAGATATCCGCTGGGGCCGCCGCGATATCAAAACCGTCCAGCTGCTCTACCCGTCGATGGGCAAGATGATGGCCAAAAAAGCAGGCTGCGACGATGCCTGGATGGTCGAAGACGGTTATGTGACCGAAGGCACCAGCAACAACGCTTATTTCGTCAAAAACGGCAAAATCGTCACCCGCCCGCTGTCCAACGATATTTTGCACGGAATCACGCGTAAGGCTGTATTGCGCATGGCAGCCGAAGCGCAGATGGAAATCGAAGAGCGTTTGTTTACAATCGACGAGGCCAAAGAAGCGGATGAAGCCTTCACAACCTCGGCCAGTGCTTTTGTCATGCCGGTGGTCGAGATCGACGGGGTTGCGCTGGGCGACGGCACACCGGGGCCGATTGCCAAACGG
- a CDS encoding Lrp/AsnC family transcriptional regulator: protein MMKNDQINRQILRELTRDGRISNLELAERVGLSPSACLRRVQELEKAGVITGYRAVLDPAAMGVGFVAYIGVGLGEHTKAAQEGFERALQQAPEVVECHNITGTIEYLLRVECADLPSYKTFHTEVLGTLPHVTSITSYVVMGSPKDLRA, encoded by the coding sequence ATGATGAAGAATGATCAAATAAACCGCCAGATATTGCGTGAATTAACACGTGATGGGCGGATCAGTAACCTGGAATTGGCCGAACGGGTCGGTCTGTCGCCCTCGGCCTGTCTGCGCCGCGTGCAAGAGCTTGAAAAGGCTGGGGTTATCACTGGCTATCGCGCGGTTCTGGACCCAGCCGCCATGGGGGTGGGCTTTGTTGCCTATATCGGTGTTGGCTTGGGTGAGCACACAAAAGCCGCGCAAGAGGGGTTTGAACGCGCCCTGCAACAAGCCCCCGAGGTTGTCGAATGCCACAACATCACTGGCACTATCGAATACTTACTTCGGGTCGAATGCGCCGACCTGCCGTCCTACAAGACTTTTCATACCGAGGTGTTGGGAACACTGCCCCATGTTACGTCGATCACATCTTATGTGGTTATGGGATCGCCCAAGGACTTGCGCGCGTAA
- a CDS encoding PA14 domain-containing protein codes for MKLVQTLAAAIAVSVVAGAAWSAPLKLQPASPQPSPKAGLNVKYFGTGNQHKKIRDLSQAKSLLSKAKPGQPLRGLDYRDTSKGEDVMTFDQAYNVAAEVTGYMRFNSPGVYELETWSNDGIEAWVGGQQIGRVSGIQGCEANQRTEVEVPKAGWYPLKIVYFQKLGTSCLMMKSGKKGERFTWTPNEVFGR; via the coding sequence ATGAAACTTGTTCAAACATTGGCAGCCGCAATTGCCGTGTCGGTGGTTGCCGGGGCTGCTTGGTCTGCACCGCTGAAACTACAACCCGCCAGTCCGCAACCCAGCCCGAAGGCAGGGTTGAACGTAAAGTACTTTGGTACGGGCAACCAGCACAAGAAGATCCGGGATTTGAGTCAGGCAAAAAGCCTATTGTCTAAAGCGAAGCCCGGACAACCGCTGCGGGGGTTGGATTACAGGGACACAAGCAAGGGCGAAGACGTTATGACGTTCGACCAGGCTTATAACGTTGCCGCCGAAGTGACAGGCTATATGCGGTTCAACTCGCCCGGGGTTTACGAGTTGGAAACGTGGTCCAATGACGGGATCGAGGCTTGGGTAGGAGGCCAACAGATTGGCCGTGTATCCGGCATTCAAGGCTGTGAAGCCAATCAGCGCACCGAAGTAGAAGTGCCCAAGGCGGGCTGGTATCCGTTGAAGATCGTTTACTTCCAGAAGCTGGGAACCTCTTGCCTGATGATGAAGTCAGGAAAAAAGGGTGAACGCTTTACGTGGACACCCAATGAAGTATTTGGTCGTTGA
- a CDS encoding L-malyl-CoA/beta-methylmalyl-CoA lyase, with translation MSFRIQPAAPARPNRCQLFGPGSNTKLFPKMAASAADVINLDLEDSVAPSDKDVARTNVIEALNTVDWGNKYMSVRINGLDTPYWYRDVVDVLEQAGDRLDQIMIPKVGCAADVYAVDALVTAIERAKGRTKPISFEVIIESSAGIAHVEEIAASSPRLQAMSLGAADFAASMGMQTTGIGGTQENYYMLRDGEKHWSDPWHWAQAAIVAACRTHGVLPVDGPFGDFSDDEGYIAQAKRSATLGMVGKWAIHPKQIALANQVFTPSDEAVSEAREILAAMEQAKANGEGATVYKGRLVDIASIKQAEVIVAQAELIAAGS, from the coding sequence ATGAGTTTTCGCATCCAACCTGCCGCACCGGCGCGTCCAAACCGTTGTCAGCTTTTTGGCCCCGGGTCGAACACCAAGCTGTTCCCCAAAATGGCCGCTTCGGCTGCGGATGTGATCAACCTTGACCTCGAGGATTCGGTTGCGCCTTCGGACAAGGATGTTGCACGCACCAATGTCATTGAAGCGCTGAATACCGTTGATTGGGGCAACAAATACATGTCCGTCCGGATCAACGGGTTGGACACGCCCTACTGGTACCGCGATGTTGTCGACGTTCTTGAGCAGGCAGGCGACCGTTTGGACCAGATCATGATCCCCAAAGTCGGATGCGCGGCGGATGTCTATGCGGTGGACGCGCTGGTCACTGCCATCGAACGCGCCAAGGGCCGCACAAAACCAATCAGCTTTGAGGTCATCATCGAATCTTCTGCCGGCATCGCGCATGTCGAAGAAATCGCGGCCTCATCCCCCCGCCTTCAGGCCATGAGTCTTGGGGCAGCGGATTTCGCGGCCTCGATGGGAATGCAGACCACCGGCATCGGCGGCACGCAGGAAAACTACTATATGCTGCGCGATGGTGAAAAACACTGGTCTGATCCGTGGCACTGGGCGCAAGCCGCCATCGTTGCTGCTTGCCGAACTCATGGCGTGTTGCCGGTGGATGGGCCGTTCGGTGATTTCAGCGACGACGAAGGCTATATCGCGCAGGCCAAACGGTCGGCAACTTTGGGTATGGTCGGTAAATGGGCGATCCATCCCAAGCAAATCGCATTGGCCAATCAGGTCTTTACCCCATCGGACGAAGCCGTTTCCGAGGCGCGCGAAATTCTTGCGGCCATGGAGCAGGCCAAGGCAAATGGCGAAGGCGCGACTGTTTATAAAGGGCGTTTGGTCGACATCGCCTCAATCAAGCAGGCCGAAGTCATTGTGGCTCAGGCTGAACTGATTGCGGCAGGCAGCTAA
- the dgcA gene encoding N-acetyl-D-Glu racemase DgcA, translating to MQIEVSRDVFRLAQVFTISRGSRTEAKVLTVRVSDGTHQGWGECVPYARYDETLESVEAEIAGLPVDFSRQSLMDLLPAGAARNAVDCALWDLECKRAGKRAWDQAGLPVPGPEITAYTLSLDTPEAMQKQAAVNAHRPLLKIKLGTPDDMPRLEAVRAGAPKSKIIVDANEGWSAEVYADLAPHLVRLGVALVEQPLPAGDDDALIGMHRPVPVCADESCHDRASLPKLKGKYDVINIKLDKTGGLTEALELRKAAIAEGYDIMVGCMVGSSLAMAPATLLAQGAMVTDLDGPLLLAEDRDTPLIFDDAGVHPPVSALWG from the coding sequence GTGCAGATAGAGGTCTCTCGCGATGTGTTTCGGCTGGCGCAGGTTTTTACCATCTCGCGCGGGTCGCGAACCGAAGCAAAAGTGCTGACGGTTCGGGTTTCGGATGGGACGCATCAGGGCTGGGGCGAGTGCGTTCCTTACGCGCGCTATGATGAAACGCTCGAGTCGGTTGAGGCCGAGATTGCCGGTCTGCCTGTGGACTTTAGCCGACAGTCGCTGATGGACCTGCTGCCTGCGGGAGCTGCCCGGAACGCCGTGGATTGCGCGTTGTGGGATCTGGAATGCAAACGCGCTGGCAAGCGTGCTTGGGATCAGGCTGGCCTGCCGGTACCCGGCCCCGAGATCACGGCCTACACATTGTCGCTGGACACGCCGGAGGCGATGCAGAAACAGGCGGCTGTGAATGCACATCGCCCGCTGCTGAAGATCAAACTGGGTACGCCTGATGATATGCCTCGGCTTGAGGCTGTGCGTGCTGGAGCGCCTAAATCCAAGATTATCGTAGACGCGAACGAAGGGTGGTCTGCCGAGGTTTACGCCGACCTCGCCCCGCATCTGGTACGTTTGGGTGTGGCGTTGGTTGAGCAACCTTTGCCTGCGGGGGACGACGATGCGCTGATTGGTATGCACCGTCCCGTGCCGGTGTGCGCAGACGAATCCTGCCATGACCGCGCCAGCCTGCCCAAGCTGAAGGGCAAATATGATGTCATTAACATCAAGCTCGACAAAACCGGCGGTCTGACCGAGGCGCTGGAGCTGCGCAAGGCCGCAATTGCCGAAGGCTATGACATCATGGTGGGTTGCATGGTTGGCAGTTCACTTGCCATGGCCCCTGCGACACTTCTGGCGCAGGGTGCGATGGTGACAGACCTTGACGGGCCGCTTTTGTTGGCCGAAGACCGCGACACCCCGCTGATTTTTGACGACGCCGGAGTGCACCCGCCGGTGTCCGCGCTCTGGGGCTGA